The following proteins come from a genomic window of Lolium rigidum isolate FL_2022 chromosome 5, APGP_CSIRO_Lrig_0.1, whole genome shotgun sequence:
- the LOC124652346 gene encoding long chain acyl-CoA synthetase 9, chloroplastic-like — MNPYFVGLLVPIAVSLLLQKRRKVEKKRGVPVDVGGEPGYAVRNHRFEHPVETHWEGVTTLAELFEHACKEYVYMPLLGTRKLISREMEASPDGRSFEKLHLGEYEWKCYAEAFKSVCNFSSGLIQLGHQKNERVAIFAETRAEWQIALQACFRQNISVVTIYASLGEEALCHSLNETEVTTVVCGQKEFKKLIDIGWQLDTVKRVIYINEEGISAEVSLAKNSTSWTVASFEEVGKLGTEAPVDANMPLPSDVAVIMYTSGSTGLPKGVMMTHRNVLATLSAVMTIVPELGKKDIYMAYLPLAHILELAAETLMAAVGASIGYGSALTLTDTSSKIKKGTLGDASALKPTLMTAVPAILDRVRDGVRKKVDANGGVAKKLFDIGYSRRLAAIDGSWLGAWGVEKLLWDRLVFTKVRAILGGKIRFVLSGGAPLSGDTQRFINICLGAPIGQGYGLTETCAGGTFSEYDDTSVGRVGAPLPCSYIKLIDWAEGGYLTTDSPMPRGEIVIGGPNVTKGYFKNEAKTSEVYKDDERGLRWFYSGDIGRFHPDGCLEIIDRKKDIVKLQHGEYVSLGKVEAALAMSPYVENIMIHADPFNSYCVALVVVAQSELEKWATQQGLAYSDFSDLCQKQEAVKEVLGSLATVAKQARLEKFETPAKVKLIPDPWTPESGLVTAALKLKREVLRKKYENDLAELYA; from the exons ATGAATCCTTATTTCGTTGGCCTTCTTGTGCCCATCGCGGTCTCTCTTCTGCTCCAGAAAAGGCGAAAGGTTGAAAAGAAGAGAGGGGTGCCCGTTGATGTTGGTGGAGAGCCTGGCTACGCGGTCCGCAACCATCGATTTGAACATCCTGTTGAAACGCACTGGGAAGGGGTCACCACACTTGCCGAGCTATTTGAGCATGCTTGCAAGGAGTATGTCTACATGCCCCTCCTTGGCACCAGGAAGCTCATTTCAAGGGAAATGGAAGCATCGCCTGATGGGAGGTCCTTTGAGAAGCTTCATCTGGGGGAGTACGAGTGGAAATGTTACGCTGAGGCCTTTAAGAGCGTTTGCAACTTTTCGTCAGGGTTGATTCAATTAGGTCACCAGAAGAATGAGCGTGTTGCTATTTTTGCTGAGACACGGGCCGAGTGGCAGATTGCACTGCAG GCATGCTTCAGACAAAACATATCAGTTGTCACCATCTATGCCTCCTTGGGGGAGGAAGCACTATGCCATTCACTAAATGAG ACTGAGGTCACAACCGTAGTATGTGGTCAGAAGGAATTTAAGAAGTTGATTGATATAGGCTGGCAACTTGACACTGTTAAGCGTGTGATCTACATCAATGAGGAAGGCATCTCAGCCGAAGTTTCTCTAGCTAAAAACAGCACTAGCTGGACAGTCGCGTCATTTGAGGAAGTAGGCAAATTAGGAACTGAAGCACCTGTTGATGCAAACATGCCTCTCCCATCTGATGTTGCTGTAATAATGTACACAAGTGGAAGCACTGGATTGCCCAAG GGAGTTATGATGACCCACCGCAATGTCTTGGCTACACTTTCAGCAGTTATGACCATTGTGCCTGAACTCGGCAAAAaggatatatacatggcctacctTCCACTTGCACACATTCTTGAGTTGGCAGCTGAG ACGCTTATGGCTGCTGTTGGGGCCTCCATTGGATATGGATCAGCTTTGACCTTGACTGATACATCAAGCAAAATAAAAAAAGGGACTCTAGGTGATGCTTCTGCACTGAAGCCAACACTGATGACTGCTGTACCTGCTATACTTGATCGTGTCCGTGATGGTGTGAGAAAAAAG GTGGATGCAAATGGTGGTGTAGCGAAGAAATTGTTTGACATTGGCTATAGCCGTCGGCTTGCTGCTATCGATGGAAGTTGGCTTGGTGCATGGGGAGTAGAGAAACTATTGTGGGATAGGCTAGTCTTCACCAAGGTGCGTGCTATATTGGGAGGAAAGATTCGCTTTGTACTCTCAGGTGGAGCACCTCTGTCCGGAGATACGCAGAGATTTATCAATATATGCCTTGG GGCTCCAATAGGCCAAGGGTATGGCCTGACTGAAACTTGTGCTGGAGGAACATTTTCTGAGTATGATGACACATCTGTTGGCCGTGTTGGTGCTCCACTGCCTTGTTCATACATTAAG TTGATCGACTGGGCTGAAGGTGGATACTTGACAACTGATTCACCAATGCCTCGGGGGGAGATAGTCATAGGAGGCCCCAATGTAACGAAGGGCTATTTCAAGAATGAAGCTAAAACAAGTGAAGTCTATAAG GATGACGAAAGAGGTCTGCGATGGTTCTATTCTGGTGACATCGGGCGTTTTCATCCAGATGGCTGCCTTGAAATCATTGACCGCAAGAAAGACATCGTGAAGCTTCAGCATGGTGAATATGTATCTCTGGGGAAG GTGGAAGCTGCGTTGGCTATGAGCCCATATGTTGAGAATATCATGATCCATGCCGATCCTTTCAACAGTTACTGTGTTGCACTGGTGGTAGTTGCACAAAGTGAGCTTGAAAAATGGGCAACGCAGCAAGGACTTGCATACAGCGACTTCTCTGATTTGTGCCAGAAGCAAGAGGCTGTTAAAGAAGTGCTTGGGTCTTTAGCAACG GTTGCGAAACAAGCACGTCTAGAGAAGTTTGAGACGCCAGCCAAAGTCAAGCTGATACCAGATCCATGGACCCCTGAGTCGGGCCTTGTGACAGCTGCCCTCAAGCTCAAGAGGGAGGTGCTCAGGAAGAAGTATGAGAACGATCTGGCTGAGTTATATGCCTGA